The genomic DNA GCAAACTGACCCAGGTGGAACCTTATATTTTGCGGTATTGGGAATCGGAATTTGAGCTTCTTCATCCCGCAAAAGGGAAAAACGGGCAGAGAATTTTTAAAGAAAAAGATTTAGAGGCCATCCTGGAGATAAAGGAGCTGCTTTACGACCAGGGATACACAATCAGCGGGGCAAAAAAGAAATTCAAAGAGAATAAAAAGAATATCGAGAGCCAGAAAGAGCTTTTTTCTGTTTCAGATATTGAATATAAGAAATTTTTGCTGAAATTAAAAAAGGAACTGGAAGAATTGAATGATTTATTAGGTGTATAGTGAAAAAGAAAATTATTTTAGTTACTAATGACGACGGCATAAATTCGGATGGGATTAAATCCCTGGCACAAGCCATGAGGAATATAGGCGTAGTTTATATTGTCGCGCCGGACAGCGAACAGAGCGGTGTATCTCATTCACTTAGTTTAAGAAAACCCATAAAAATCGAAAAAACAGGCATAAGGAGTTACCAGGTTGCCGGGACGCCTACTGATTGTGTTTTAATCGCGATAAAAAAAATACTGCCGTCTTTGCCGTCCCTCGTGGTTTCGGGGATTAACAAAGGCCCTAACCTTGGAGACGATGTCACTTATTCCGGCACGGTTTCCGC from bacterium includes the following:
- a CDS encoding MerR family transcriptional regulator gives rise to the protein MSEVNGKKLFYSIGEISKLTQVEPYILRYWESEFELLHPAKGKNGQRIFKEKDLEAILEIKELLYDQGYTISGAKKKFKENKKNIESQKELFSVSDIEYKKFLLKLKKELEELNDLLGV